In the Magnetococcales bacterium genome, one interval contains:
- the gcvPA gene encoding aminomethyl-transferring glycine dehydrogenase subunit GcvPA, with translation MPFIPHTRADVEAMLATIGVSSPEALFDEIPQSLPRSPRGLIDAGLNEMALTRLMKERAGRDAELVCFAGGGAYEHHIPAAVWELASRGEFYSAYTPYQPEASQGILQVFYEYQSMLSALTGLPVANASMYDGATALVEAIRLALRQRNRERGGRVLLPASLVESYREVVETLLSAQGVTLEYLPWDERGGGLDTGGVSGEVDVLVVAQPNGLGIVEEVDTLVDRGHGLGALVVALINPVAMGLLKPPGEWGRKGADVACGEGQPLGVPLSSGGPYFGFICCQKELVRQLPGRVVGRTVDRNGRGGFVLTLQTREQHIRRAKATSNICTNQGLLAIASAIHMSLLGPRGLKEVALACHANTRRLLDGLTALPGVSRVLSGPFFHEGLIRLPSGRLKPLLEHLRGRGILGGVSQDRRGAGFEDTLLVCATETRTAAEIEQYIQAVGAFLKGS, from the coding sequence ATGCCTTTCATTCCTCACACCCGGGCGGATGTGGAGGCCATGTTGGCCACCATCGGCGTCAGCAGCCCGGAAGCGCTGTTCGACGAGATTCCCCAATCCCTGCCCCGCAGTCCCCGGGGGCTGATCGATGCGGGTTTGAACGAGATGGCCCTGACCCGGCTGATGAAAGAACGGGCCGGACGGGATGCCGAACTGGTCTGTTTTGCCGGTGGTGGGGCCTACGAGCACCACATTCCGGCGGCGGTGTGGGAGTTGGCCTCCCGAGGGGAGTTCTACAGCGCCTACACCCCCTATCAGCCGGAAGCCAGTCAGGGCATTCTGCAGGTATTTTACGAATACCAGTCCATGCTCTCCGCGCTGACGGGTCTGCCGGTGGCCAACGCCTCCATGTACGACGGAGCCACGGCCCTGGTGGAGGCCATTCGCCTGGCCCTGCGGCAGCGCAACCGGGAGCGGGGCGGGCGGGTACTGCTGCCGGCCTCCCTGGTGGAGAGCTATCGGGAGGTGGTGGAGACCCTGCTCTCCGCCCAGGGGGTGACACTGGAATACCTGCCCTGGGACGAGCGCGGCGGAGGTCTGGATACCGGGGGTGTTTCCGGAGAGGTGGATGTCCTGGTGGTGGCCCAACCCAACGGTCTGGGCATCGTCGAGGAGGTGGACACCCTGGTGGACCGGGGCCATGGGCTGGGGGCGCTGGTGGTGGCCCTGATCAATCCGGTGGCCATGGGGCTGCTGAAACCGCCGGGTGAGTGGGGCCGCAAGGGGGCGGACGTGGCCTGCGGCGAGGGTCAGCCCCTGGGCGTGCCCCTCTCTTCGGGAGGCCCCTATTTCGGCTTCATCTGTTGTCAGAAGGAGCTGGTGCGGCAACTGCCGGGCCGGGTGGTGGGGCGTACCGTGGATCGCAACGGTCGGGGCGGTTTCGTGTTGACGCTGCAGACCCGGGAACAGCACATCCGCCGCGCCAAGGCCACGTCCAACATCTGCACCAACCAGGGTTTGCTGGCCATCGCATCGGCCATTCACATGAGCCTGCTGGGACCACGCGGCTTGAAGGAGGTCGCTCTGGCCTGCCACGCCAATACCCGACGCCTGCTCGACGGCCTGACTGCGCTGCCGGGGGTGAGTCGCGTCCTTTCGGGGCCTTTCTTCCACGAAGGGTTGATCCGCTTGCCTTCGGGCCGTTTGAAGCCTCTTCTGGAGCATCTGCGCGGGCGGGGAATCCTTGGGGGTGTATCTCAGGACCGGCGCGGCGCGGGCTTCGAGGATACCTTGCTGGTTTGTGCCACCGAAACCCGCACGGCTGCCGAAATCGAGCAATACATCCAGGCGGTCGGCGCCTTTCTGAAGGGGTCATGA